The following are encoded together in the Colius striatus isolate bColStr4 chromosome 5, bColStr4.1.hap1, whole genome shotgun sequence genome:
- the PTPN23 gene encoding LOW QUALITY PROTEIN: tyrosine-protein phosphatase non-receptor type 23 (The sequence of the model RefSeq protein was modified relative to this genomic sequence to represent the inferred CDS: inserted 1 base in 1 codon), whose protein sequence is MEAVPRMPMIWLDLKEAGEFAFNAAVKKFVLKNYGENPENYNEELRKLELLRQNAVNVPRDFEGCSTLRKYFGQLHYLQSRIPMGAEQEAAVPITWTEIFSGKTVTHEDIKYEQACILYNLGALHSMLGAMDKRVSEEGMKVSCTHFQCAAGAFTYLRDHFPHSYSVDMSHQILNLNINLMLGQAQECLLEKSMLDNRKSFLVARISAQVVDYYKEACRALENSETASLLGKIQKDWKKLVQMKIYYFAAVAHLHMGKQAEEQQKFGERVIYFQSALDKLNEAIKLAKGQPETVQEALRFTMDVIGGKYNSAKKDNDFIYHEAVPALDTLQSVKGAPLVKALPVNPTDPAVTGPDIFAKLVPMAAHEASSLYSEEKAKLLRDVMAKIEAKNEVLDQFMDSMQLDPESVDNLEMYSHIPPVLMEKCAALSVRPDTVRNLVQSMQVLSGVFTDVEASLKEIRDLLEEDEAQERKLQELLGKAPPAQGSPPQPSPGLAEVSKECSKYVEVHEKASYTNTELHKAMNLHIGNLRLLSGPLEHVRAALPAPALTEDDKQVLQNLKRILAKVQEMRDQRTSLEQQLREMIQKDDITTSLVTTDRSEMKKLFEEQLKKYDQIKVYLEQNLAAQENVLKALTDANVKYAAVRKGLAEVEHKWNTTVQTLVASYEAYEDLMKKSQEGKDFYTDLEGKASKLLEKARAACRAAEANRQQILEKEMKKQPPPRPTAPKPALPRQAPEPGPGEAGAELELPEELRGLPPAVLAALLPPAPRPAEPLAPGAARFTPPAAQYRLPGAPLQPSAPAPLFPAAALLRAPLPPAYAAPLGPPTGSSPRHAAPSHPAAAFPAALGPHGPHTGAEAAAGPRLATSTVDSVQAPIASCAPGPLLPLGPFPYAPAGLRPFGQPAPRPFPAGQPPAAFAPAPQLQPGGEGPARAQGPQQFPPAPFLPPAGAPVPLPFQPPARPPPPPQARFAQQPFAGQPPLPPQLYQLPGQDKVPPQGLAHPPPGALPFPQPPGQPGVPPQPLHAALGGLQPVPASSPALPFCPSPAPAPSRLPPGPPPAAAPGPPHVPPAPSPGLTRLQGAGGAAQGPLVPSPAPSPQPAPPQRPPGPSDGAFPRQSSCTDDLLSSSPESQHGGSQAAVGQPPLQPTKADAKEGQRPKAVQLIESDPYEKPERVARLRSELERFRALADGLERAAPGGSSRLDLLWKELQDAQERDARQLSIAIARCYSMKNRHQDIMPYDRNRVVLRSGKDDYINASRVEDLSPYCPTVIATQAPLLGTAADFWLMIYEQKVSVVVMLVSEQELDKKVLRYFPAERGQPLAHGAVTLALTSLKVTPTHVERMITLQYRDQSLKRTVVHLQFTSWPELGLPDSKGSLLRFIQEVHSHYLHQRPLHTPIVVHCSSGVGRTGAFCLLYAAMQEVEAGNGIPDLGLLVQRLRQQRKHMLQEKLHLKFCFEAVLLHVEQVLHRHGVGAPAAPKAPNSASPKLYFPQDPQDLVLGGDVPISSIQATIAKLSVKPGGAVGEPGGLCGPDPAPCPEPTLPEALPALPDGAVDGPGVPEPPAPGPPPPEPPSAEPPAAPPAXVLLLAGAAGVAHARGLLAGRLAQGQAAHEQAELPAGGRGAAGATAQRRPPQHARPPLDPQQDLRGGWWGCAEPPPRPFQHYSPAPAGRPSASGTTPLPVQVRRGCARAPAPPQLTFSALCY, encoded by the exons ATGGAGGCCGTGCCCCGCATGCCCATGATCTGGCTCGACCTCAAGGAAGCCGGGGAGTTCGCCTTCAACGCCGCCGTCAAGAAG TTTGTCCTGAAGAACTATGGGGAGAACCCAGAGAACTACAACGAGGAGCTGCGGAAGCTGGAGCTGCTCCGGCAG AACGCTGTCAACGTGCCCAGAGACTTCGAGGGCTGCAGCACGCTGCGCAAGTACTTCGGCCAGCTGCACTACCTGCAGAGCCGCATCCCCATGGGCGCCGAGCAGGAGGCAGCCGTCCCCATCACGtg GACCGAGATCTTCTCAGGCAAGACGGTGACACACGAGGACATCAAGTACGAGCAGGCATGCATCCTCTACAACCTGG GTGCACTGCACTCCATGCTGGGTGCCATGGACAAGAGAGTGTCTGAGGAG GGCATGAAGGTTTCCTGCACCCATTTCCAGTGTGCTGCTGGGGCCTTTACCTACCTGAGGGACCACTTCCCCCATTCCTACAGCGTGGACATGAGCCACCAGATCCTCAACCTCAACATCAACCTCATGCTG GGCCAGGCACAGGAGTGTCTCCTGGAGAAGTCCATGCTGGACAACAGGAAGAGTTTCCTCGTGGCTCGGATCAGTGCCCAG GTGGTGGATTACTACAAAGAGGCCTGCAGGGCACTGGAGAACTCAGAGACAGCCTCTCTGCTGGGGAAGATCCAGAAGGACTGGAAGAAGCTGGTTCAGATGAAAATCTATTACTTTGCTGCTGTGGCCCAT CTGCACATGGGAAAGcaggctgaggagcagcagaagtTTGGGGAAAGG GTCATCTACTTCCAGAGTGCTCTGGATAAACTCAACGAAGCCATCAAGCTGGCGAAG GGCCAGCCAGAAACTGTGCAGGAGGCCCTGAGGTTCACCATGGATGTGATTGGTGGCAA GTACAACTCAGCCAAAAAGGACAATGACTTCATCTACCACGAAGCTGTGCCTGCACTGGACACCCTCCAGTCTGTGAAAG GTGCCCCCCTGGTGAAAGCCCTCCCTGTCAACCCCACGGATCCAGCCGTCACGGGCCCCGATATCTTTGCCAAGCTGGTGCCCATGGCTGCCCACGAGGCCTCTTCCCTCTACAG TGAGGAGAAGGCCAAGCTGCTGAGAGACGTGATGGCCAAGATCGAAGCCAAGAACGAAGTGCTGGA CCAGTTCATGGACTCGATGCAGCTGGACCCTGAGAGCGTGGACAACCTGGAGATGTACAGCCACATCCCGCCCGTGCTGATGGAGAAGTGCGCGGCGCTCAGCGTGCGCCCCGACACCGTCCGGAACCTGGTGCAGTCCATGCAGG TGCTCTCCGGGGTCTTCACCGACGTGGAGGCTTCGCTGAAGGAGATCCGAGACCTGCTGGAGGAGGACGAGGCTCAGGAGCGcaagctgcaggagctgctggggaaggcGCCTCCAGCCCAGggttcccctccccagcccagcccgggGCTGGCCGAGGTCAGCAAGGAGTGCTCCAAGTACGTGGAGGTGCACGAGAAGGCGAGTTACACCAACACGGAGCTGCACAAGGCCATGAACCTGCACATCGGCAACCTGCGCCTGCTGAGCGGGCCCCTGGAGCACGTCCGCGCCGCGCTGCCCGCGCCCGCCCTCACCGAAG ATGACAAGCAGGTACTGCAGAACCTGAAGCGGATCCTGGCCAAAGTGCAGGAGATGAGGGACCAGAGGACgtctctggagcagcagctgcggGAGATGATCCAGAAGGATGATATCACCACGTCCCTGGTCACCACCGACCGCTCCGAGATGAAG aagctctttgaggagcagctgaagaagTACGACCAGATCAAGGTGTACCTGGAGCAGAACCTGGCTGCCCAGGAGAACGTCCTGAAGGCCCTGACGGACGCCAACGTCAAGTACGCGGCTGTGCGCAAGGGCCTGGCCGAGGTGGAGCACAA GTGGAACACCACTGTCCAGACCTTGGTGGCCTCCTACGAAGCCTACGAGGACCTGATGAAGAAGTCGCAGGAGGGGAAGGACTTTTACACGGACCTGGAGGGAAAGGCCTCCAAGCTGCTGGAGAAGGCCCGGGCCGCCTGCCGAGCCGCCGAGGCCAACAGGCAGCAGATCCTGGAGAA GGAGATGAAGAAGCAGCCGCCGCCGCGACCCACCGCCCCCAAACCCGCGCTGCCCCGGCAGGCGCCGGAGCCGGGGCCCGGGGAGGCCGGGgcggagctggagctgcccGAGGAGCTGCGCGGCCTCCCGCCGGCCGTGCTGGCCGCGCTGCTgccgccggccccgcggcccGCCGAGCCCTTGGCGCCCGGCGCCGCCCGCTTCACGCCGCCCGCCGCGCAGTACCGGCTGCCGGGAGCGCCGCTGCAGCCCTCGGCACCAGCCCCGCTGTTCCCCGCGGCCGCGCTGCTGCGGGCGCCGCTGCCACCGGCCTACGCAGCCCCGCTGGGGCCCCCGACGGGCTCCTCGCCGCGGCACGccgccccatcccaccccgcTGCCGCCTTCCCCGCCGCGCTCGGCCCGCACGGCCCGCACACGGGCGCCgaggcggccgcggggcccCGGCTGGCCACCAGCACGGTGGACAGCGTGCAGGCGCCCATCGCCAGCTGCGCCCCCGGCCCCCTCCTGCCGCTCGGCCCCTTCCCCTACGCGCCGGCGGGGCTGCGGCCCTTCGGGCAGCCGGCTCCGCGCCCCTTCCCGGCCGGGCAGCCCCCGGCCGCCTTCGCCCCCGCGCCGCAGCTGCAGCCCGGCGGGGAGGGGCCGGCCCGGGcgcagggcccgcagcagttCCCCCCGGCCCCCTTCCTGCCTCCGGCGGGGGCTCCGGTCCCGctgcccttccagccccccgctcggcccccgccgcccccccaGGCCCGCTTCGCCCAGCAGCCCTTCGCCGGGCAGCCCCCCCTGCCCCCGCAGCTCTACCAGCTCCCGGGGCAGGACAAGGTGCCCCCCCAGGGGCTCGCTCATCCCCCCCCGGGGGCCCTGcccttcccccagccccccgGGCAGCCCGGCGTCCCCCCGCAGCCCCTGCACGCCGCCctgggggggctgcagcccGTGCCCGCCAGCTCCCCCGCGCTGCCcttctgccccagccctgcccctgcgCCCAGCCGCCTGCCCCCGGGCCCCCCCCCagccgccgcccccggccccccGCACGTCCCCCCGGCTCCCAGCCCGGGGCTGACCCGGCTGCAGGGCGCGGGAGGGGCCGCCCAGGGCCCCCTCGTCCCGTCCCCGGCGCCCTCCCCGCAGCCGGCGCCGCCGCAGCGGCCGCCGGGCCCCAGCGATGGCGCGTTCCCGCGGCAGAGCTCCTGCACCGACGACCTGCTGTCGTCCAGCCCCGAGAGCCAGCACGGCGGCTCGCAGGCGGCCGTGGGGCAGCCGCCGCTGCAGCCCACCAAGGCGGACGCCAAGGAGGGGCAGAGGCCCAAGGCCGTGCAGCTGATCGAGAGCGACCCGTACGAGAAGCCGGAGCGCGTGGCGCGGCTGCGCTCGGAGCTGGAGCGGTTCCGGGCGCTGGCCGACGGGCTGGAGCGAGCGGCGCCGGGCGGCAGCTCCCGCCTCGACCTGCTCTGGAAGGAGCTGCAGGACGCGCAGGAGCGGGACGCGCGGCAGCTCTCCATCGCCATCGCCCGCTGCTACTCCATGAAGAACCGGCACCAGGACATCATGCCGTACGACAGGAACCGCGTGGTGCTGCGCTCGGGCAAGGACGATTACATCAACGCCAGCCGCGTGGAGGACCTGTCGCCCTACTGCCCCACCGTCATCGCCACGCAGGCCCCGCTCCTCGGCACCGCCGCCGACTTCTGGCTCATGATCTACGAGCAGAAGGTGTCGGTCGTCGTCATGCTGGTGTCGGAGCAGGAGCTGGACAAG AAGGTGCTGCGGTACTTCCCGGCGGAGCGGGGCCAGCCCCTGGCGCACGGAGCCGTCACCCTGGCGCTCACCAGCCTCAAGGTCACCCCCACCCACGTCGAGAGGATGATCACGCTGCAGTACCGCGACCAGAGCCTCAAGCGCACCGTCGTCCACCTCCAGTTCACCTCCTGGCCGGAGCT GGGCCTGCCTGACAGCAAGGGGAGCCTCCTGCGCTTCATCCAGGAGGTGCACAGCCACTACCTGCACCAGCGCCCGCTGCACACCCCCATCGTCGTGCACTGCAG CTCAGGGGTGGGCCGGACCGGGGCCTTCTGCCTGCTCTACGCCGCCATGCAGGAGGTGGAGGCGGGCAACGGCATCCctgacctggggctgctggtgcaGCGGCTGCGGCAGCAGCGCAAGCACATGCTGCAGGAGAAG CTGCACCTCAAGTTCTGCTTCGAGGCTGTCCTGCTGCACGTGGAGCAGGTTCTGCACCGCCACGGCGTGGGAGCCCCCGCCGCCCCCAAGGCCCCCAACAGCGCCTCCCCCAAG ctctACTTCCCCCAGGACCCGCAGGACCTGGTGCTGGGGGGGGACGTGCCCATCAGCTCCATCCAGGCCACCATCGCCAAGCTCAGCGTCAAGCCCGGGGGGGCCGTGGGGGAGCCCGGGGGGCTCTGCGGGCCCGATCCCGCCCCCTGCCCCGAGCCCACGCTGCCCGAGGCGCTGCCGGCGCTTCCCGACGGGGCCGTGGATGGGCCGGGGGTCCCCGAgccccccgccccggggccgccccccCCGGAGCCGCCCAGCGCCGAgccccccgccgcgccccccg ccgtcCTGCTCCTCGCTGGAGCTGCTGGCGTCGCTCACGCCCGAGGCCTTCTCGCTGGACGCCTCGCTCAGGGGCAAGCAGCGCATGAGCAAGCAGAGCTTCCTGCAGGCGGGAGAGGGGCTGCGGGGGCCACGGCCCAGCGACGACCCCCTCAGCATGCTCGACCCCCTCTGGACCCTCAACAAGACCTGAGGGGGGGCTGGTGGGGATGtgctgagccccctccccgccccttcCAGCACTACAGCCCTGCTCCCGCCGGGCGCCCCTCGGCGTCGGGGACCACCCCGCTCCCTGTACAGGTGCGACGCGGCTGCGCCCGCGCTCCCGCTCCCCCACAACTGACTTTTTCAGCTCTTTGCTACTAA